Within the Prochlorococcus sp. MIT 1300 genome, the region TCAGAAATCTCCTGGATTTGACCACTACCTATTAAGGAATGTTGGATGGGTATTACTAAGGCTCTTTGAATAAAGAGTTCAGGATATAACCAGAGTGCATCAAGGCTTGCCGTTACTCCTCCTTCTACCGAATTTTCTATAGGGATTACTGCTCCATCACAATTTTTTTTTGCAACATGCTCTACTACAGAGTGCAATCCTTGACAGGGCACCAGTTCAATTTCTTGCAGTCCTTCCAGTTCTGCCAAGGAAATAGCAGCCTTCTCGGCGTAGGTCCCCTCAGGACCTAGAAAAGCTAAGCGTTTAAGCATTCTCATTTTCTAGCAGAAAGGCCGATAAAATCATTAAGCGTTACCCGCCGGTTATGTCTCTGGCGTTCAGAGCCTGTCAGAAATTAGATTTACCGTTCAGAGACAATGTTGAACGGTTGCCTGATTACTTGCTTCAGCAGGAGAGAGTAGTTGGTGCAATGCTTGATTCGAAAAAACTTACTCTTCTAGGCCCAGGCAGCTATCGATATACCGTAACTAGCCTGCAGGTTTTTCAATTACAAGTGAATCCAGTAGTTTCTATAGGAGTTGTTAATTGCGAGGATGGCAAGCTCAGAATGCATGCCACTGATAGTGAGTTGAAAGGCTTGGGCTTGGTAGATGATTTTGTTCTTGGTTTGGAGGCTACCCTAGAAGCCACCCAAAAAGGACTTGAGGGCGAAGCTCTTCTCTCGGTAACAGTTAGTCAGCCTCCTTTATTAAGACTAATTCCCGCTTCAGTTCT harbors:
- a CDS encoding DUF1997 domain-containing protein; the protein is MSLAFRACQKLDLPFRDNVERLPDYLLQQERVVGAMLDSKKLTLLGPGSYRYTVTSLQVFQLQVNPVVSIGVVNCEDGKLRMHATDSELKGLGLVDDFVLGLEATLEATQKGLEGEALLSVTVSQPPLLRLIPASVLESTGRSILNGILLGIKARVGQQLVEDFEDWCRESSKS